In Drosophila yakuba strain Tai18E2 chromosome 2R, Prin_Dyak_Tai18E2_2.1, whole genome shotgun sequence, a single genomic region encodes these proteins:
- the LOC122319538 gene encoding uncharacterized protein LOC122319538 codes for MPIGDDKKKLSADKPRSIFPPQGPKSPRIPSISVKTPAQISDDCATPSKATVQRTAKNMAASDLALAKFISVYDRLSEFEAQINTPESAVPTDTMLSVRRDQVRILWDKIEKEFDICSECLVSAGEAAAGIMPILRAKYSYCYSVYERCVAQLDDKIEQGTSQSIPAANAAPQAYISSGCLLPPCDGEVFAGDYLRWPTFRDLFTAIYINNPRLTLVEMLFRLNAKASGDAHAIVSISPITNEGFRSAWENLIERFENKRLLVNSQLKILFNVQSIPQKSGAALKVLQSTVQGCLTALELSGINTENWDCLLVYLCSSKLPKITLSLWEQSLHKKADIPTWAELNTFLTERHRTLEVIDDVRPSVTSQSHSKAMNSSGPSRKLNSYETKVAPKSKSCDLCNKENHPVRVWHSRIFALAQFLRNEQRLKRDEALKARYDSVIQE; via the exons atgcccatcggggacgataagaagaaattgtccgctgacaaacccaGGTCTATTTTTCCACCACAAGGGCCGAAGAGTCCAAGAATTccaagcatttcggtgaaaacgcctgcgcagatttccgacgactgtgctactccatccaaagccacagtacagcgcacagctaaaaatatggcagcttccgatctagcgctagccaaattcatttcggtttaTGATcgcttaagcgaatttgaGGCTCAGATCAACACTCCGGAATCTGCAGTTCCAACCGACACGATGCttagcgtccgtcgcgaccaagtccgaaTCCTATGGGACAAGAttgaaaaggaattcgacatctgctcagagtgccttgtgtcagcaggcgaagcggcagcaggcatcatgcctattctcagggctaaatacagttattgctattcagtctATGAAAGGTGTGTTGCCCAGCTCGATGATAAAATCGAGCAGGGCACGTCTCAGTCCATCCCAGCCGCGAACGCTGCGCCCCAGGCCTACATTTCCTCTGGTTGTCTGTTGCCTCCATGCGATGGAGAAGTTTTCGCAGGcgactatcttcgctggccgactttccgggatcttttcacagccatttatatcaataatccacggctGACTCTGGTTGAAATGTTATTCCGTTTAAATGCCAAAGCAAGTGGCGACGCGCATGCCATCGTTTCCATTTCGCCTATTACCAACGAGGGTTTCCGCTCTGCGTGGGAAAACCTAATagagcgtttcgaaaataaacgattgttggtaaacagtcaattgaaaatactgtttaatgtgcagtcgataccacagaaatctggggcggccttgaaggtactgcaaagtactgttcaaggttgcttgactgccttagaactgtcaggcatcaacactgagaactgggactgcctgctggtatatctgtgttcatccaagctcccgaagataactctctccttatgggagcagtcGCTCCATAAGAAAGCCGACATCCCGACATGGGCAGAGCTGAATaccttcctcacagaacgtcatcgaaccctagaggtcatcgatgatgtgagaccGTCCGTAACAAGTCAGTCGCATTCCAAAGCGATGAACTCAAGTGGGCCCtctagaaaactaaattcctatgagacgaaagtggctccaaaatcgaaaagttgcgacttgtgcaacaaagaaaaccatcctgtccgtgtat GGCATTCCAGGATTTTCGCGttggctcagtttttaagaaatgagcagcgtctAAAAAGAGATGAGGCCTTGAAGGCGAGATACGATTCGGTGATCCAGGAATAA
- the LOC122319537 gene encoding uncharacterized protein LOC122319537, giving the protein MREKHARKLSVAASLFPVAQIMGNLPADMVRMERPFLVCGVDFCGSFYVSLKVRDRPPIKTYVAVFVWFSSKAVHLELVVDLSTDSFLSVFKRFVGRKGVPEKVYSDNATNFVGACNVLKELSEAFHSSRDELSGYAAQRGVEWCFIPPRSPHFGGLWEAAVKSAKTQWLRGVGNAKLTTDELSTQLVEVEALLNTRPIASPGTDPNDGEALTPGHLLIGQPLITLPQ; this is encoded by the coding sequence ATGCGCGAGAAGCATGCACGAAAATTGTCCGTAGCTGCTTCACTGTTTCCGGTTGCCCAGATAATGGGCAATTTACCAGCCGATATGGTTCGAATGGAGCGCCCCTTTCTAGTTTGCGGAGTAGATTTTTGTGGTTCATTTTATGTGTCCTTAAAGGTCCGCGATAGACCTCCTATCAAAACTTATGTGGCCGTTTTTGTGTGGTTTTCGTCGAAGGCTGTTCACCTTGAACTTGTTGTCGACCTatccactgacagcttcttATCCGTATTTAAAAGGTTCGTCGGGAGGAAAGGGGTGCCGGAGAAGGTGTACAGTGACAACGCCACGAACTTCGTAGGAGCGTGCAACGTGCTGAAGGAGCTGAGCGAAGCGTTTCACAGCAGTCGGGACGAGCTGAGCGGATACGCGGCTCAGAGAGGCGTCGAGTGGTGTTTCATACCGCCGAGGTCACCACACTTCGgaggactttgggaagcagccGTCAAGTCAGCCAAAACCCAGTGGCTGCGAGGAGTCGGCAACGCCAAGCTCACAACGGACGAGTTAAGCACCCAACTGGTCGAGGTAGAGGCGCTGCTCAATACGCGTCCAATCGCGTCGCCGGGCACCGATCCCAACGATGGAGAGGCCCTAACACCAGGACACCTACTAATCGGGCAGCCTCTGATCACGCTGCCGCAATAA
- the LOC122319553 gene encoding uncharacterized protein LOC122319553 — MRQVLPTHDCNAYYMPHHAVLKPESVTTKLRVVFNASSPSSNGTSLNDILHAGPVLKSDLTNQILKWRYFRYVFSADIEKMYRQIWVDPKHTPFQRILFRNNRGEIRDFKLKTVTFGVNCAPFLVIRVLQQLAADVELSHPKASNIIRNFMYVDDVLAGADSTEEAQLMVQELRDAPNSAGFPLRKWTSNQKEVLAAIQSDHFLNTDFFEIDAESTAKNLGIRWKATSDEFIFVPPELAVEMSFTKRQVLSQIAKLFDPAGWLASFIVRAKIFMQEIWLQELGWDENIPNELFQRWLNFLRSYSVLEQIRIPRWLSFHPEFKVEHHGLCDASQKAYGAAINVRVEVGGLIMVQLLTAKTRVAPVKTVSLLRLELSGALLLSEMATAIISQMPTINSELYCWMDSTIMLAWLSKPACQ; from the coding sequence atgcgacaagttcttcctACCCATGATTGCAACGCCTATTATATGCCACATCACGCCGTCTTAAAACCGGAGAGCGTAACTACTAAACTTCGTGTAGTATTCAATGCCTCCAGCCCTTCATCGAATGGTACcagtttaaatgatatccttcatgctggccctGTCTTAAAGTCCGACTTGACCAATCAAATTCTGAAGTGGCGCTATTTCCGATACGTGTTCAGCGCCGATATCGAGAAAATGTATCGGCAGATCTGGGTAGATCCGAAACACACTCCATTCCAGCGAATACTTTTCCGTAACAATAGAGGGGAAATCAGagatttcaaattgaaaacagtAACCTTTGGAGTCAATTGCGCGCCTTTCCTGGTCATCcgagtactgcagcagctagcagctgacGTAGAACTCAGCCATCCAAAAGCTAGCAATATCATTCGAAATTTCATGTATGTGGATGATGTTTTAGCCGGAGCGGACTCCACGGAAGAAGCTCAGCTCATGGTGCAAGAGCTCCGAGACGCTCCGAATTCCGCCGGATTTCCATTGAGGAAATGGACCTCCaaccaaaaggaagttttagcgGCCATTCAGAGCGACCATTTcttaaatactgattttttCGAGATCGATGCAGAAAGCACTGCCAAAAACCTCGGTATTCGCTGGAAGGCAACCTCCGACGAATTCATCTTCGTCCCGCCAGAGTTGGCTGTTGAAATGTCCTTTACAAAACGCCAAGTCCTgtcccaaattgccaaattgttcgACCCTGCAGGCTGGTTAGCGTCGTTTATCGTTCgagctaaaattttcatgcaggagatttggctgcaggagcttgggtgggacgaaaacattccaaatgagctttttcagcgatggcttaattttcttcgaagttattcggttttagaGCAGATACGCATTCCACGCTGGCTCTCGTTTCATCCAGAGTTCAAAGTCGAGCATCATGGCctttgcgatgcatcgcaaaaggctTATGGGGCGGCAATAAATGTCCGCGTAGAAGTGGGGGGCCTCATTATGGTGCAACTCCTAACCGCGAAGACCCGGGTAGCACCAGTCAAAACGGTTTCGCTCCTAAGACTGGAGCTGAGCGGAGCGTTATtgctttccgaaatggctACAGCCATCATTTCACAGATGCCTACGATAAATTCCGAACTTTACTGTTGGATGGACTCCACGATAATGCTTGCATGGTTAAGCAAGCCAGCGTGCCAGTAG